In one Campylobacter insulaenigrae NCTC 12927 genomic region, the following are encoded:
- a CDS encoding single-stranded DNA-binding protein, with translation MFNKVVLVGNLTRDIEMRYAPSGSAIGSSAIAVTRRFSTNTGEKREETCFIDISFFGRTAEIANQYLSKGSKILIEGRLRFEQWNDQNGQNRSKHSIQVENLEMLGSGIQNNQQSNYSNQATQGYNSNFDQQQSFDPYSQVQTKNTSSNIYQNSTPRETPMREIDIDKYDDDTDLPF, from the coding sequence ATGTTCAATAAAGTCGTTTTAGTAGGTAATCTTACAAGAGATATAGAAATGCGTTATGCTCCTTCAGGTAGTGCTATAGGATCTTCGGCTATTGCAGTAACTAGAAGATTTAGCACCAACACTGGTGAGAAAAGAGAAGAAACCTGCTTTATCGACATTAGTTTTTTTGGCAGAACAGCAGAAATAGCTAATCAATATCTAAGCAAAGGTAGTAAAATTTTAATTGAAGGTCGGTTAAGATTTGAGCAATGGAATGATCAAAATGGACAAAATAGATCCAAACATAGTATTCAAGTTGAAAATTTAGAAATGTTAGGATCTGGTATTCAAAATAATCAACAATCAAATTATAGCAATCAAGCTACTCAAGGTTATAATTCAAATTTTGATCAACAACAAAGTTTTGATCCATATTCTCAAGTGCAAACTAAAAACACATCATCAAACATTTATCAAAATAGCACTCCTAGGGAGACTCCTATGCGAGAAATTGATATAGATAAGTATGATGATGATACAGATTTACCATTTTAA
- the rpsR gene encoding 30S ribosomal protein S18, producing MAEKRKYSRKYCKYTEAKVDFIDYKDTALLKHALSERFKIMPRRLTGTSKKHQEMVEVAIKRARHVALIPYIVDRKEVVTNPFEGL from the coding sequence ATGGCAGAAAAAAGAAAATATTCAAGAAAATATTGCAAATATACTGAAGCAAAAGTTGATTTTATTGATTACAAAGATACAGCATTACTAAAACATGCTTTATCAGAAAGATTTAAAATTATGCCTCGTCGTTTAACAGGAACTAGCAAAAAGCATCAAGAAATGGTTGAAGTTGCTATTAAACGTGCAAGACATGTAGCATTAATTCCTTATATAGTAGATAGAAAAGAAGTTGTAACAAATCCTTTCGAAGGATTATAA
- a CDS encoding MarC family protein produces MFSDIESEFYIVLLASVAIIAVLNPFGNIPQFLAMTEGLDAQKRKKLFRNIIYTAFCIVLTFLLLGPFVMKYLFKIDINDLRVAGGLILIIMSTKNLLFTPTKNQFQHYNDLTPQELLKKSIVPMSFPMLVGPGTLSTIIVISEDHNLIIAIASVLLTFFFIFILFHFSATIEKMIGKLVLYVFSRIALVFIMAMGVKMIFVGIKTYIYQI; encoded by the coding sequence ATGTTTTCAGATATAGAATCTGAATTTTATATAGTATTGCTTGCATCGGTTGCTATTATAGCTGTATTAAATCCCTTTGGGAACATTCCTCAGTTTCTAGCAATGACAGAGGGTTTAGACGCCCAAAAAAGAAAAAAGTTATTTAGAAATATTATTTATACTGCTTTTTGTATTGTTTTAACATTCTTACTTTTAGGTCCTTTTGTTATGAAATATTTATTTAAAATAGATATTAATGATTTAAGAGTAGCTGGTGGACTTATACTGATTATTATGAGTACTAAAAATTTATTATTCACCCCTACAAAAAATCAATTCCAACATTATAATGATCTAACCCCTCAAGAGCTTTTAAAAAAAAGTATTGTTCCTATGTCTTTTCCTATGTTGGTAGGCCCTGGAACTCTTTCTACCATTATAGTTATATCTGAAGATCATAATTTAATCATAGCAATTGCATCTGTTTTACTTACTTTCTTTTTCATTTTTATACTTTTTCATTTTTCAGCAACTATTGAGAAAATGATAGGAAAATTAGTTCTATATGTTTTTTCTAGGATTGCTTTAGTGTTTATCATGGCTATGGGGGTAAAAATGATATTTGTTGGAATTAAAACTTATATTTATCAAATTTAG
- a CDS encoding type II secretion system protein, with amino-acid sequence MMKKAFSLLELVLSLIIFGIIVSILVFPSTQIYKKALDIQNKNNIFLDLNYILLNLEKIYQSCYQFKYDEYSFECYMNASNDIFYDTNLKEFNFSGIMLNIGSFISPNSNFYFIKNGVSYGILSNYKDIHSNKKQKNYSKDYIYLYALESKKIYKVYVNDRENVVFSNGNFEGFYGVVYAYIKINFEKNKIFLDIKDFENDKNRFFTL; translated from the coding sequence ATGATGAAGAAAGCTTTTAGTCTTTTAGAACTCGTTTTAAGTTTAATAATATTTGGGATAATTGTTTCTATTCTTGTATTTCCTAGTACTCAAATTTATAAAAAAGCCCTTGATATACAAAATAAAAATAATATTTTTTTAGATCTAAATTATATATTATTGAATCTAGAAAAGATTTATCAATCTTGCTATCAGTTTAAATATGATGAGTACTCTTTTGAATGTTATATGAATGCATCAAATGATATATTCTATGATACCAATTTAAAGGAATTTAATTTTAGTGGTATTATGTTGAACATAGGAAGCTTTATAAGTCCAAATAGTAATTTTTATTTTATTAAAAATGGTGTCTCTTATGGAATTTTAAGCAATTATAAAGATATTCACTCAAATAAAAAACAAAAAAACTATTCTAAAGATTATATTTATTTGTATGCTCTAGAGAGTAAAAAAATTTATAAAGTTTATGTAAACGATAGAGAAAATGTAGTATTTTCTAATGGAAATTTTGAAGGTTTTTATGGTGTTGTATATGCTTATATAAAAATTAATTTTGAAAAAAATAAAATTTTTTTAGATATCAAAGATTTTGAAAATGATAAAAATAGGTTTTTTACTTTATGA
- a CDS encoding prepilin-type N-terminal cleavage/methylation domain-containing protein, with product MKQAFSLLELAFCIVLLGIIFSFYYHIFYFKTSNMVYQNQYLYEVEKNLIEKKSLNSRNIQIYNYIFVEHFDNILNLKSLQIKDDSYKKYFYDEESF from the coding sequence ATGAAGCAAGCTTTTAGTCTCCTAGAGCTTGCTTTTTGCATAGTATTACTTGGAATTATTTTTAGTTTTTATTATCATATATTTTATTTTAAAACTTCTAATATGGTTTATCAAAATCAATATCTATATGAAGTGGAAAAAAATCTTATAGAAAAAAAATCTTTAAACTCGAGAAACATTCAAATTTATAACTATATTTTTGTAGAACATTTTGATAATATATTAAACCTTAAATCTTTGCAAATAAAAGACGATTCTTATAAGAAATATTTTTATGATGAAGAAAGCTTTTAG
- a CDS encoding pyrroline-5-carboxylate reductase, which translates to MSEIYILGSGAMASALAKGLCDNYEVTIVARDITKNIISCSNIKIISYDEFNLEDKNIILAFKPYALDEVASKLSGKAKWIISVLANTSFEKLHIIQAQNYVKIMPNIAAKFKASATPYLMEKLLFNDEILALLNTFGKAFLLQNEKEFDIAMVLSGCAPAFLSLVAESLANAGVRNGLNNTLSYELTRSTFESFSVLFNKEHPALIKEKICSPAGVTIKGIEALEKKAVRAAFFEAFLASMNK; encoded by the coding sequence ATGTCTGAAATTTATATTTTGGGAAGTGGTGCTATGGCAAGTGCTTTAGCGAAAGGATTATGTGATAATTATGAGGTTACTATTGTTGCAAGAGATATTACTAAAAATATCATATCGTGTTCGAATATTAAAATCATTTCTTATGATGAATTTAATTTAGAAGATAAAAATATAATTTTAGCTTTTAAACCTTATGCTTTAGATGAGGTAGCTAGTAAGTTATCAGGAAAGGCAAAATGGATAATTTCCGTTTTAGCAAACACTTCTTTTGAAAAACTCCATATTATACAAGCACAAAATTATGTAAAAATAATGCCCAATATTGCAGCAAAGTTTAAAGCTTCAGCAACTCCATATTTGATGGAAAAGCTATTATTTAATGATGAAATTTTAGCATTGTTAAATACCTTTGGTAAAGCTTTTTTACTTCAAAATGAAAAAGAATTTGATATAGCAATGGTTCTAAGTGGTTGTGCGCCGGCATTTTTGTCTTTAGTAGCAGAATCATTAGCTAATGCTGGAGTGAGGAATGGATTGAATAATACTTTAAGTTATGAATTAACTAGATCGACTTTTGAAAGTTTTAGTGTATTATTTAATAAAGAACATCCTGCATTAATTAAGGAAAAGATTTGCTCTCCTGCAGGAGTGACAATAAAAGGAATAGAAGCTTTAGAAAAAAAAGCTGTAAGAGCTGCATTTTTTGAAGCATTTTTGGCAAGTATGAATAAATGA
- the fliW gene encoding flagellar assembly protein FliW gives MNLEVKCPILGFEETKNMNFYQIDEVFYRLKSLDGKDFSFVMIDPYMIRPDYDFEVPDYYQELLGLNEKTNFGVFVIVAINEPLEESTVNFLAPVVMNYDDGSLVQVILDTAKYPDYFQSEKISAFIKQAAK, from the coding sequence ATGAATTTAGAGGTTAAATGTCCTATTTTAGGTTTTGAAGAAACTAAAAATATGAATTTTTATCAAATTGACGAGGTATTTTATAGACTTAAAAGTCTTGATGGAAAAGATTTTTCTTTTGTAATGATTGATCCGTATATGATACGTCCTGATTATGATTTTGAAGTTCCTGATTACTATCAAGAATTATTGGGCTTAAATGAAAAAACTAATTTTGGTGTTTTTGTAATTGTTGCAATTAATGAACCTTTGGAGGAATCAACGGTAAATTTTTTAGCTCCGGTTGTTATGAATTATGATGATGGTTCTTTAGTGCAAGTAATTTTGGATACTGCAAAATATCCAGACTATTTTCAATCAGAAAAGATTTCGGCATTTATTAAACAAGCAGCAAAATAA
- the bamD gene encoding outer membrane protein assembly factor BamD, with translation MKKILIFSLVVLGLLLGACGTKKTTDLYNLSSIEWYQQIIKDLQEKNLELADQHYTSMAAEHIADPLLEQTLLILAQAHIDEEQYELANFYLDEYLNKFGDSQNVAYIRYLKIKAKFDSFAVPNRNQALMLKTVNEIQEYNKNYPNVQYNDLINTMLTKFNLAIFYLDSNIAELYKKLDREESYKIYKEKLDNSDFKNLDMIKPELPWYRRIFEEGKL, from the coding sequence ATGAAAAAAATTCTTATATTTTCACTCGTTGTTTTAGGATTATTGCTGGGAGCTTGCGGAACAAAAAAAACCACAGATTTGTATAATCTTAGTTCCATTGAATGGTATCAACAAATCATAAAAGATTTACAAGAAAAAAATCTTGAACTCGCAGATCAACATTATACTTCAATGGCAGCTGAACATATAGCTGATCCATTATTAGAACAGACTTTATTAATTTTAGCTCAAGCACATATCGATGAAGAACAATATGAATTAGCAAATTTTTATCTTGATGAATATTTAAATAAATTTGGGGATTCTCAAAATGTTGCATACATTAGATATCTAAAAATTAAAGCAAAATTTGATTCTTTTGCTGTTCCAAATCGAAATCAAGCTTTAATGCTCAAAACTGTCAATGAAATTCAAGAATATAATAAAAATTATCCAAACGTTCAATATAACGATTTAATTAATACCATGCTCACTAAATTTAATCTTGCTATTTTTTATCTTGATTCTAACATAGCTGAACTTTATAAAAAACTTGATAGAGAAGAAAGTTATAAAATTTATAAAGAAAAACTAGATAATTCTGATTTTAAAAATTTAGACATGATTAAACCTGAACTTCCGTGGTATAGAAGAATATTTGAAGAAGGTAAATTATAA
- the lon gene encoding endopeptidase La, giving the protein MKIDNNQNYPAQLPVLIEDELFLYPFMITPIFLNDIQNIKALDVAIQNETMIFVAPSKIEGGRSFNDIYDCGVIGNIMRKVPLPDGRIKILFQGYAKAKIIKPISDDPLSALVDLIHQESLCSTKKEAIIEVLKEKAKALSMVSHYFPPDLLRTIEEDGDPSRICDLILNSIKIKKHQAYEFFIETNLEIKLLNLIDHLAKEIEANKIQKEIKNKVHSKIDKVNKEYFLKEQLKQIQRELGSDIQKESEVEEYNKKLENKKPFMYDDAYKEIKKQIQKYERIHQDNSEASMVQTYIETVLDIPFESLSKKKLNLLDVTKQLNTDHYALEKPKERIEEYFAVKELLEKRKIKDKDGAKVILCLVGPPGVGKTSLANSIAKALKRELVRIALGGLEDVNELRGHRRTYIGAMPGRIVQGLIEAKQSNPVVVLDEIDKLSRNHRGDPSAVLLEILDPEQNTKFRDYYLNFNIDLSKIIFVATANDASLIPVALKDRMEFIELSSYTPQEKFQIAKNFLIPDEIKKHGLKNEEISFDKKVIELIISDYTRESGVRNLRRKIAEICRKCVKKLLLDKDLHTIKISTKNIKDFLDKKVFEIEKHEKENKIGQVNGLAWTAVGGDVLKIEAIKIKGKGELTLTGSLGDVMKESAKISFNLIKNLIDQNIIKIPKNIIYKNDENVYNLYNLHIHVPDGATPKDGPSAGITITTAIASIFSNKKVKSNVAMTGEIDLMGNVLPIGGLKEKLIAAYKAEIKIAIIPYKNFERDLKDIPQEVIQNMEIIGVKNLEEVLKIALI; this is encoded by the coding sequence ATGAAAATAGACAATAATCAAAATTATCCAGCGCAACTTCCAGTGCTTATTGAAGATGAATTATTTTTATATCCTTTTATGATTACCCCTATTTTTCTAAATGATATACAAAACATCAAAGCTTTAGATGTAGCCATACAAAATGAAACCATGATATTTGTTGCGCCTTCGAAAATAGAAGGTGGGAGAAGTTTTAATGATATTTATGATTGTGGAGTTATTGGAAATATCATGAGAAAGGTTCCGCTTCCAGATGGCAGAATCAAAATTTTATTTCAAGGTTATGCTAAAGCTAAAATTATCAAACCAATCTCAGATGATCCTTTAAGTGCTTTAGTAGATTTAATCCATCAAGAATCTTTATGTTCTACAAAAAAAGAAGCTATTATTGAAGTGTTAAAAGAAAAAGCTAAAGCATTGTCTATGGTTAGTCATTATTTTCCGCCAGATCTTTTAAGAACGATCGAAGAAGATGGTGATCCTAGCAGAATTTGTGATTTAATATTAAATTCCATCAAAATAAAAAAACATCAAGCATATGAATTTTTTATAGAAACAAATTTAGAAATCAAACTTCTAAATTTAATCGACCATCTTGCTAAAGAAATAGAAGCCAATAAAATACAAAAAGAAATCAAAAATAAAGTACATTCTAAAATAGATAAAGTCAACAAAGAATACTTTCTTAAAGAACAATTAAAACAAATTCAAAGAGAATTAGGGAGTGACATACAAAAAGAAAGTGAAGTTGAAGAATACAATAAAAAGTTAGAAAATAAAAAACCTTTTATGTATGATGATGCATACAAAGAAATCAAAAAACAAATACAAAAATACGAAAGAATTCATCAAGACAATTCTGAAGCTTCCATGGTGCAAACTTACATAGAAACTGTTTTAGATATACCATTTGAATCTTTATCAAAGAAAAAATTAAATTTGTTAGATGTAACCAAACAATTAAACACAGATCATTATGCTTTAGAAAAGCCAAAAGAACGTATTGAAGAATATTTTGCCGTAAAAGAACTTTTAGAAAAACGCAAAATCAAAGATAAAGATGGCGCTAAAGTAATTTTATGTTTAGTTGGTCCTCCTGGTGTTGGCAAGACTTCCCTTGCTAACTCAATAGCCAAAGCTCTAAAAAGGGAATTAGTTCGAATTGCTCTTGGTGGTTTAGAAGATGTAAACGAATTAAGAGGTCATAGAAGAACTTATATAGGAGCTATGCCAGGTCGCATAGTACAAGGACTCATTGAAGCCAAACAAAGCAACCCTGTCGTTGTTTTAGATGAAATAGATAAATTAAGTCGCAACCATAGAGGAGATCCTAGTGCTGTTTTGTTAGAAATTTTAGATCCTGAACAAAACACCAAATTTAGAGATTATTATCTTAATTTCAATATAGATTTAAGTAAAATTATATTTGTAGCAACTGCAAATGATGCAAGTTTGATTCCAGTTGCTTTAAAAGATAGAATGGAATTTATAGAACTTAGTTCATATACCCCTCAAGAAAAATTTCAAATTGCAAAGAATTTTTTAATTCCCGATGAAATTAAAAAACATGGTCTAAAAAATGAAGAAATTTCTTTCGATAAAAAAGTTATAGAATTAATAATTAGTGATTATACAAGAGAGTCTGGAGTAAGAAATTTAAGAAGAAAAATTGCTGAAATATGCAGAAAATGTGTTAAAAAACTTCTCTTAGATAAAGATCTTCACACTATAAAAATTAGTACTAAAAATATAAAAGATTTTCTTGATAAGAAAGTATTTGAAATAGAAAAACATGAAAAAGAAAATAAAATTGGTCAGGTCAATGGTTTAGCTTGGACTGCTGTAGGTGGAGATGTTTTAAAAATTGAAGCTATTAAAATCAAAGGCAAAGGCGAACTCACACTTACTGGGAGCTTGGGAGATGTAATGAAAGAATCTGCTAAAATTTCTTTTAACCTCATTAAAAATTTAATTGATCAAAATATCATTAAAATTCCTAAGAATATAATCTACAAAAATGATGAAAATGTTTATAACTTATATAATTTACACATTCACGTCCCAGATGGTGCAACGCCTAAAGATGGTCCAAGTGCAGGCATAACGATCACAACCGCTATTGCATCTATTTTTAGCAACAAAAAAGTAAAATCTAATGTTGCTATGACAGGTGAAATTGATCTCATGGGTAATGTTTTACCAATAGGTGGATTGAAAGAGAAATTAATCGCAGCATATAAAGCTGAAATAAAAATAGCTATCATTCCATATAAAAATTTTGAGAGAGATTTGAAAGATATCCCTCAAGAAGTTATACAAAATATGGAAATCATAGGTGTAAAAAATTTAGAAGAAGTATTAAAGATAGCTCTTATTTAA
- a CDS encoding dipeptide/tripeptide permease, producing MKNIDKSFLGHPKPLFSLSMTELWERFSFYGIRPLLVLFMAASISVGGLNISKEEAAAIAGIFGGCLYLAALPGGWLADNYLGQKKAIFIGSIIIALGHLSIALSIFNSTMFFVGLAFIVIGTGLFKTCASVVVGMLYSQEDPRRDSGFTIFYMGINLGAFIAPLICGFLQVKYGWHIGFGAGGIGMLIALLIFYFKTIPDLVDFDKNVGIKYSWDKPIKYNKNVLWFAIVAVVILIALSFFIFGGFIKLNPITIAKNMVFIILFYAGIYFLYLFFFSSLNNDEKKKLLVFIILFFSAAVFWSVFEQQYTSFNFFADTLTNRNFLGFEIPTVWFQSINALFIIAFAPIVAFVWTILAKMKFEISSISKFTLGLIGAALGFFVMVLASKSVISSNDLASPLWLVLSFFFLTLGELCLSPVGLSLMTKIAPNLIKAQVMGLWFVSLSLGNIIAGLIGGEASKDNANALVDLFSQCIWILLAMAFILFIFKNKINKMINH from the coding sequence ATGAAAAATATAGACAAATCATTTTTAGGTCATCCAAAACCATTATTTAGTTTATCTATGACAGAGCTTTGGGAAAGATTTTCTTTTTACGGTATTCGACCTTTATTAGTGCTTTTTATGGCAGCTAGTATTAGTGTAGGAGGCTTGAATATAAGCAAAGAAGAAGCTGCAGCTATAGCTGGAATTTTTGGAGGTTGCTTATATCTTGCTGCTTTACCTGGAGGTTGGTTGGCCGATAATTATTTAGGACAAAAAAAAGCTATATTTATAGGATCTATTATTATCGCTCTTGGACATTTATCTATAGCTTTATCCATATTTAATTCAACAATGTTTTTTGTTGGATTAGCTTTTATAGTTATAGGAACAGGACTTTTTAAAACATGCGCTTCTGTTGTAGTAGGTATGCTTTATAGTCAAGAAGATCCAAGACGTGATTCAGGTTTTACAATTTTTTATATGGGAATTAACTTAGGAGCTTTTATAGCACCTTTAATTTGTGGTTTTTTACAAGTGAAATATGGATGGCATATAGGCTTTGGTGCTGGTGGTATAGGTATGCTTATTGCTTTGCTTATTTTTTATTTTAAAACTATTCCCGATTTGGTTGATTTTGATAAGAATGTCGGGATTAAATATTCTTGGGATAAGCCTATAAAATACAACAAAAATGTTTTGTGGTTTGCTATAGTAGCTGTTGTGATTTTAATTGCTTTATCTTTTTTTATTTTTGGAGGATTTATTAAATTAAATCCTATAACTATTGCGAAAAATATGGTATTTATCATATTGTTTTATGCTGGAATCTACTTTTTATATTTATTCTTCTTTAGTTCTCTTAATAATGATGAAAAGAAAAAATTATTAGTTTTTATTATTTTATTTTTTTCAGCTGCTGTATTTTGGTCTGTTTTTGAACAACAATACACTTCTTTTAATTTCTTTGCCGACACATTAACTAATAGAAATTTTTTAGGATTTGAAATTCCAACAGTATGGTTTCAATCTATCAATGCTTTATTTATTATAGCATTTGCTCCAATAGTAGCGTTTGTATGGACCATTTTAGCTAAAATGAAATTTGAAATTTCTTCTATTAGTAAATTTACATTAGGATTGATAGGCGCTGCATTAGGATTTTTTGTAATGGTATTAGCTTCTAAAAGTGTTATAAGTAGCAACGATCTTGCCTCTCCTTTATGGTTAGTACTAAGCTTTTTCTTTTTGACACTAGGAGAACTTTGCTTAAGTCCTGTAGGATTATCTTTAATGACAAAAATAGCACCAAATTTAATAAAAGCTCAAGTAATGGGGCTTTGGTTTGTTAGTCTTTCATTAGGAAATATCATCGCAGGCTTAATTGGAGGTGAAGCAAGCAAAGATAATGCAAATGCTCTAGTGGATTTATTTTCTCAATGCATATGGATTCTCTTGGCTATGGCTTTTATTTTGTTTATTTTCAAAAATAAAATAAATAAAATGATAAATCATTAA
- a CDS encoding aminopeptidase P family protein, which yields MNIHKERIQKLQDLMKNNNIDIYIILSADPHLSEYLPEYYKSKVFMSGFSGSVGTLVFTQTQSYLWVDGRYWLQAEKELEGSGMVLQKQDSSNTFLGWIKNNYSKKETLGVDFAILPLEILKELNKYINVINKDFINSLWEKRPSLPTNKIYEHEEKYCSHTRKEKLQMIREQMSQLNAKAHLISSLDDIAWIINLRGSDVSYIPVFLSHLLILEDLAYLFVDTNKIETTLVEKLKQDGIELKPYECVQDELKKLHHINLLIEPAKMTALLINSLDQSVTIIENLNPSTNLKSQKNIKEIAFIEDAMIEDGVALCKFFSWLEEAIKNNEKISELDVDKEVTKFRSQSPYYISNSFATIAGFNSNSAFVHYKATDESYAYLQKDGLLLLDSGGQYKNGTTDITRVVPIGKMNAEQIHDYTLVLKAHIAISRTIFPENIATPLLDAITRAPLWEEQLDYMHGTGHGVGYFLNVHEGPQVLSYFAPLLEKNKAKEGMVTSIEPGIYRPNKWGIRLENLVAHTKVQNQKNTEFGNFLYFKPLTLCPFEPSCIDLTLLDQKEKDWLNNYHQEVYQKLSPKLNDNIKVLQWLTIRTQKL from the coding sequence ATGAATATTCATAAAGAAAGAATTCAAAAATTACAAGATTTGATGAAAAACAACAATATAGATATTTATATTATTTTAAGCGCAGATCCTCATTTAAGCGAATATCTACCAGAATATTATAAAAGTAAGGTTTTTATGAGTGGCTTTAGTGGCTCTGTAGGGACTTTGGTATTTACACAAACACAATCTTATCTATGGGTAGATGGACGTTATTGGCTACAAGCTGAAAAAGAATTAGAGGGCAGTGGCATGGTTTTACAAAAACAAGATAGCTCCAATACTTTTTTAGGATGGATTAAAAATAATTACAGTAAAAAAGAGACTTTAGGGGTAGATTTTGCTATCTTACCTTTAGAAATTTTAAAAGAACTAAATAAATATATTAATGTTATTAATAAAGATTTTATTAATAGCTTATGGGAAAAACGTCCTAGTCTACCTACAAATAAAATTTATGAACACGAAGAAAAATACTGCTCACATACGAGAAAAGAAAAACTACAAATGATTAGGGAACAAATGTCTCAACTTAATGCAAAAGCACATCTTATTTCCAGTTTAGACGATATAGCTTGGATTATAAATTTAAGAGGATCGGATGTATCATATATTCCTGTGTTTTTAAGCCATCTCTTAATTCTAGAAGATTTAGCCTATCTTTTTGTAGATACAAATAAAATTGAAACAACTTTAGTGGAAAAATTAAAACAAGATGGCATAGAACTTAAGCCATACGAATGTGTACAAGATGAACTTAAAAAACTTCATCACATTAATTTATTAATAGAACCAGCAAAAATGACGGCATTATTAATAAATTCCCTAGATCAAAGTGTCACTATCATAGAAAATTTAAATCCTAGTACCAATTTAAAATCACAAAAAAATATTAAAGAAATTGCTTTTATAGAAGATGCTATGATTGAAGATGGGGTTGCCTTGTGTAAATTTTTTTCATGGCTAGAAGAAGCTATAAAAAACAATGAAAAGATTAGTGAACTTGATGTAGACAAAGAAGTTACAAAATTTAGATCTCAAAGTCCTTATTATATAAGCAATAGTTTTGCTACCATTGCTGGTTTTAATTCTAATTCTGCATTTGTACATTATAAAGCAACAGATGAAAGTTATGCTTACTTACAAAAAGATGGCTTGTTATTATTAGACTCAGGTGGTCAGTATAAAAATGGAACAACAGACATTACCCGAGTTGTTCCAATAGGAAAGATGAATGCTGAACAAATTCACGATTACACTCTAGTTTTGAAAGCTCATATCGCAATATCAAGAACAATTTTTCCTGAAAACATTGCCACACCTCTACTTGATGCTATTACTCGTGCTCCTTTATGGGAAGAACAACTTGATTATATGCATGGAACAGGACATGGGGTTGGATATTTTCTAAATGTACATGAAGGTCCTCAAGTGCTTTCATATTTTGCCCCACTTCTTGAGAAAAATAAAGCCAAAGAAGGAATGGTAACTTCCATAGAGCCTGGAATATATAGACCTAATAAATGGGGAATAAGACTTGAAAATTTGGTTGCTCACACTAAGGTACAAAACCAAAAAAATACAGAATTTGGAAATTTTTTATATTTTAAACCTCTTACTCTTTGTCCTTTTGAACCTAGTTGCATAGACTTAACTTTATTAGATCAAAAAGAAAAAGATTGGTTGAATAATTATCACCAAGAAGTTTATCAAAAGCTTTCTCCAAAGCTAAATGATAATATTAAAGTTTTACAATGGCTTACAATACGAACTCAAAAACTTTAA